The Pirellulales bacterium genome includes a window with the following:
- a CDS encoding Gfo/Idh/MocA family oxidoreductase, whose amino-acid sequence MSDILTDRTIDSRSATRREFLTTSSMLAAGGALAGTLGIARSAHAAGDETIKIALVGCGGRGTGACQQALSTAGPIKLVAMADAFADRLAQSFRQLSKSHAERVDVPEERRFVGFDAYQKALDAGIDVVLLATPPGFRPIHFEAAVRAGKHVFMEKPVATDAVGVRRVLATAADAKAKDLKVGVGLQRHHDAGYIETVKRLHDGAIGDILSMRIYWNGGAVPLFRVMPRDSLRRQSPELTEMEYQMRNWYDFVWTCGDHIVEQHVHNIDVAHWVKRALPIRANGMGGHQGVRNKDHGEIYDHHAVEFEYADGSRVYSQCRRINDCWTNVSEHAHGTNGTAIVSGTIDVKGKPTWKHGAKVKNAYQVEHDDLFAAIRRSEPYNEAEYGANSTMMGILGRMCTYSGQELTWDSAISSKISVMPKEYSFQATPPTLPDADGFYALAIPGKTRVV is encoded by the coding sequence ATGAGCGACATATTGACCGATCGCACCATCGATTCGCGCAGCGCCACGCGCCGCGAGTTTTTAACGACGTCGTCCATGCTCGCCGCCGGCGGCGCGCTGGCCGGCACGTTGGGCATCGCGCGCTCGGCGCACGCCGCCGGCGACGAGACGATCAAGATCGCCCTGGTCGGTTGCGGCGGCCGCGGAACCGGGGCCTGCCAGCAGGCGCTGAGCACCGCCGGGCCGATCAAGTTAGTCGCGATGGCGGACGCCTTCGCCGATCGACTCGCTCAGAGCTTCAGGCAGTTGAGCAAGAGCCACGCCGAGCGGGTCGATGTGCCCGAGGAGCGGAGATTCGTCGGATTCGACGCCTATCAAAAGGCGCTCGACGCCGGAATCGACGTGGTGCTGCTGGCCACTCCCCCCGGCTTCCGGCCGATCCATTTCGAGGCGGCCGTCCGGGCGGGCAAGCACGTGTTCATGGAAAAGCCGGTCGCGACCGACGCGGTCGGCGTTCGGCGCGTGCTGGCCACAGCCGCCGACGCCAAGGCCAAGGACCTGAAGGTCGGCGTCGGCTTGCAACGGCACCATGACGCGGGCTACATCGAAACCGTCAAGCGGCTGCACGACGGCGCGATCGGCGACATTCTCTCAATGCGCATCTATTGGAACGGTGGTGCAGTCCCGCTGTTCCGGGTCATGCCCCGCGATTCCCTTCGCCGGCAAAGTCCGGAGTTGACGGAAATGGAGTACCAGATGCGCAATTGGTACGACTTCGTCTGGACTTGCGGCGATCACATCGTCGAGCAGCACGTCCACAATATCGACGTGGCCCACTGGGTCAAACGAGCATTGCCGATTCGGGCCAACGGCATGGGGGGCCATCAAGGCGTCAGAAACAAGGACCACGGCGAAATCTACGATCATCACGCCGTTGAATTCGAATACGCCGATGGCTCCCGAGTCTACAGCCAATGCCGCCGGATCAACGACTGCTGGACCAACGTCTCCGAACACGCACACGGGACGAACGGCACGGCGATTGTTTCGGGCACGATCGACGTCAAGGGGAAGCCCACGTGGAAGCACGGTGCCAAGGTCAAGAATGCCTATCAGGTCGAGCACGACGACTTATTCGCCGCCATCCGCCGCAGCGAGCCGTACAACGAGGCCGAATACGGTGCCAACAGCACGATGATGGGCATCCTCGGCCGGATGTGTACCTACTCCGGCCAGGAATTGACCTGGGATTCCGCGATCAGTTCGAAGATCAGCGTCATGCCCAAGGAGTATTCGTTCCAAGCCACGCCCCCGACGCTTCCCGACGCCGACGGCTTTTACGCCTTAGCGATCCCCGGCAAGACGCGAGTTGTGTAA
- a CDS encoding MFS transporter codes for MVEPGSAPDETRTWYAGVSTYQWMVLALASAGWVFDTFEGQVFNITRSDALADLIGPGASGGSAKYLGDLVLAVFLVGGAVGGLLFGSLADRFGRKPLLTVTILCYSLFAGLTYFATSVWQIAALRFLVAMGVGGEWAVAASLVAEVFPQRARARASGIFHATSVLGTWLAMLVGMAVGTQWRLAYAIGLAPALLVLFIRRRVREPESWRRAEAAARPRGSFRELLANPRWARHALAGLGLAAVGLATFWGVTVAGQDLARELLFRNLLAEHSHATAPAIDPKALLTAGVSHSEISEAENKARFAYGVVATAGGGLGLLSFGPLAERLGRRKAFALMQLLALAIVPATCYLPQTYGELLAILPLFGFFTLGIHAGFAIYFPELFPAHLRATGAGFCFNGGRLLAAPMLWLSGWIKGLPNLDLQLAISLLSLLFLVGVLLLGFLPETKGRPLPE; via the coding sequence GTGGTCGAGCCGGGTTCAGCGCCGGATGAAACGCGGACTTGGTACGCCGGCGTCTCGACCTACCAATGGATGGTGCTGGCGCTGGCCTCGGCTGGCTGGGTGTTCGACACGTTCGAGGGACAGGTTTTCAACATCACTCGAAGCGATGCGCTTGCCGATTTGATCGGCCCGGGGGCGAGCGGCGGCTCGGCCAAATATCTGGGCGACTTGGTTTTGGCGGTGTTCTTGGTGGGCGGCGCCGTTGGCGGGCTGCTCTTCGGCAGTCTGGCCGATCGGTTCGGCCGCAAACCGCTGTTGACGGTGACGATCCTCTGTTATTCGCTCTTCGCAGGGCTCACCTATTTCGCCACCTCCGTGTGGCAGATCGCAGCGTTGCGGTTCCTCGTCGCGATGGGGGTCGGCGGCGAATGGGCCGTGGCGGCGTCGCTCGTCGCCGAGGTCTTTCCGCAGCGGGCTCGGGCCCGCGCCTCGGGCATCTTCCATGCCACGAGCGTGCTCGGCACCTGGTTGGCGATGTTGGTGGGGATGGCCGTTGGCACGCAGTGGCGGTTGGCCTACGCGATCGGCTTGGCGCCTGCACTATTGGTGCTGTTCATTCGCCGCCGCGTTCGCGAGCCCGAGAGCTGGCGGCGCGCGGAAGCGGCGGCGCGGCCCCGCGGCAGCTTTCGCGAGTTGCTCGCCAATCCGCGCTGGGCGCGGCACGCGTTGGCCGGCTTGGGGCTGGCGGCCGTGGGCCTGGCGACATTTTGGGGCGTCACGGTAGCCGGTCAGGACCTTGCCCGCGAATTGCTGTTTCGCAATCTCCTTGCCGAGCATTCGCACGCCACGGCGCCTGCCATCGATCCAAAAGCGCTGCTAACGGCCGGCGTTTCCCACAGCGAAATCAGCGAGGCCGAGAATAAGGCCCGCTTCGCTTATGGCGTGGTCGCAACGGCCGGTGGCGGGTTGGGTTTGCTTAGTTTCGGCCCGCTGGCCGAGCGCTTGGGCCGCCGGAAGGCATTTGCCTTGATGCAGCTCCTCGCGCTGGCGATCGTTCCAGCGACTTGCTATTTGCCGCAGACCTACGGCGAATTGCTGGCGATCTTGCCGCTGTTCGGCTTTTTCACGCTGGGCATCCACGCTGGATTCGCGATTTACTTTCCCGAGTTGTTTCCGGCCCATCTACGGGCGACGGGGGCCGGTTTTTGTTTCAACGGAGGCCGGCTGCTGGCGGCGCCGATGCTCTGGCTTTCGGGCTGGATCAAAGGGCTGCCAAATCTGGATCTGCAGCTTGCAATCAGCTTGCTGAGCTTGTTATTCTTAGTGGGTGTCCTGCTCTTGGGCTTCTTGCCGGAAACGAAAGGCCGCCCCCTGCCCGAGTGA
- a CDS encoding Gfo/Idh/MocA family oxidoreductase — MASVRFGLIGYGAWGSHHARAIAAVEDAELMAICARSEVNRQAAAAAHPRARLHADYRQMLAQEQFDVVSVVLPSDLHYEVGRAVLESGRHLLLEKPMALSVADCSALIDLAAARGRWIAVGHEFRFSPLWGKVKELIDAGAVGQPQYMLIELWRQPYRLGSGGWRYDIRRVGNWTLEEPIHFFDLARWCFSAAGNPTSVYARAIGRQPDRPELTDNFSALMAFPGGAYAVISQTLAGWEHHQIVKVTGTTGALWATWSGALDRTFQPTFRLQMLKQEEVVEVPLGGTPGEVYELVEEMRMVTQAIRKGALPGCTGEDGRWSVAMCLKAEESISLGRPVGFEEN; from the coding sequence ATGGCTTCAGTCCGATTTGGGTTGATCGGCTATGGCGCGTGGGGCTCGCATCATGCTCGGGCGATCGCGGCCGTCGAAGACGCCGAATTAATGGCAATCTGCGCCCGCTCGGAAGTCAATCGTCAGGCCGCCGCGGCCGCGCATCCGCGTGCCCGGCTGCACGCCGATTATCGGCAGATGCTGGCCCAAGAGCAGTTCGACGTCGTGTCCGTCGTGCTGCCATCCGACCTGCATTATGAGGTTGGCCGGGCGGTGCTGGAGTCCGGCCGGCATCTACTGCTCGAAAAGCCCATGGCCTTGAGCGTGGCCGATTGCAGCGCGCTGATCGACTTAGCGGCCGCGCGCGGGCGGTGGATCGCCGTCGGTCACGAATTCCGGTTTTCGCCGCTGTGGGGCAAGGTGAAGGAATTGATCGATGCCGGCGCCGTCGGCCAGCCGCAATACATGCTGATCGAGTTATGGCGGCAGCCTTATCGGCTCGGATCGGGGGGCTGGCGCTACGACATCCGCCGCGTCGGCAATTGGACGCTCGAGGAACCGATTCATTTCTTCGATCTCGCGCGATGGTGCTTTTCCGCGGCCGGAAATCCGACCAGCGTTTACGCCCGCGCGATCGGCCGGCAGCCGGATCGTCCTGAGCTGACCGACAACTTCTCCGCGCTGATGGCGTTTCCCGGCGGGGCCTATGCCGTCATCTCGCAGACGCTCGCCGGTTGGGAGCACCACCAGATCGTTAAAGTGACTGGAACGACCGGCGCGTTGTGGGCCACGTGGAGCGGAGCGCTGGACCGCACGTTTCAACCGACTTTCCGCTTGCAGATGCTCAAGCAGGAAGAGGTGGTCGAAGTGCCGCTCGGCGGCACGCCGGGCGAGGTCTACGAGCTGGTCGAAGAGATGCGAATGGTGACCCAGGCCATCCGAAAGGGCGCGCTCCCCGGCTGCACGGGCGAAGACGGCCGCTGGTCGGTCGCGATGTGCCTGAAAGCCGAGGAATCGATCTCGCTGGGCCGGCCCGTCGGGTTTGAGGAGAATTGA
- a CDS encoding ROK family protein, with product MKKTVIKPTAVADLESTMIRAVRTRGATSRVELARDLSLVASTAGLYVDRLIQRGYLVESTRTTRGLGRPPVLVELNPAGGRFIGLDFDARQMMVATVDLAQQPQEQIRRKIPARAAADRVLTMIEDLLDEVLGSRRRDVQGIGLGVPGKIDYQRGVSLQYDFIPGWQNIAIGPRIAKRFRLPVFVENNVRSMAIGELWSGPRRGLRDLVCLGIRSGIGTGIIAGKKLLGGANNLAGEIGRWACPGLPAGRRRASVLRSPHRPQETIEDVASLTAMLQATSEQLGRGRKSILGRPGNTPTAGELVAAANEDDELALAIIREAAQIHGWIVHQLTLLLDPERVFIAGPLIEARNYIETVRRAAIKLGSTVREDGAALGTRIVASTLGPFGGALGAAALAFHHWTPRR from the coding sequence ATGAAAAAGACCGTCATTAAGCCGACCGCCGTGGCGGACTTGGAATCCACGATGATCCGCGCCGTGCGGACGCGCGGCGCCACCTCGCGCGTCGAGCTGGCCCGCGACTTGTCGCTCGTCGCATCCACCGCCGGGCTGTATGTCGACCGCTTGATCCAGCGCGGTTACCTCGTGGAATCGACGCGAACCACGCGCGGGCTCGGGCGGCCGCCCGTGCTCGTCGAGCTGAATCCGGCGGGGGGACGGTTCATTGGCCTGGACTTCGACGCCCGGCAAATGATGGTCGCCACGGTCGATTTGGCGCAGCAGCCGCAGGAGCAAATCCGCCGCAAGATTCCGGCCCGAGCGGCCGCCGACCGTGTGCTAACCATGATCGAGGACTTGCTCGACGAAGTGTTGGGCTCCCGACGGCGGGACGTGCAGGGAATCGGCCTCGGCGTGCCCGGCAAGATCGATTACCAGCGCGGCGTTTCTTTGCAGTACGATTTTATTCCCGGTTGGCAAAACATCGCGATCGGGCCGCGGATCGCCAAGCGGTTTCGCTTGCCCGTGTTCGTCGAAAACAACGTGCGCTCGATGGCCATCGGAGAATTATGGAGCGGACCGAGGCGCGGGCTGCGCGACTTGGTCTGCCTGGGGATCCGCAGTGGCATCGGCACCGGAATCATTGCCGGCAAGAAACTGCTTGGCGGCGCGAACAACCTCGCGGGCGAAATCGGGCGGTGGGCCTGCCCCGGATTGCCGGCCGGCCGCCGCCGCGCCAGCGTCCTCCGGTCTCCCCATCGCCCGCAAGAGACGATCGAGGACGTCGCGTCGCTGACCGCCATGCTCCAGGCCACCTCGGAACAGCTCGGGCGCGGACGAAAGAGCATTTTGGGTCGGCCGGGCAACACGCCGACGGCCGGCGAACTGGTGGCTGCCGCCAACGAGGACGACGAATTGGCGCTGGCAATCATTCGCGAGGCCGCCCAGATCCACGGCTGGATCGTGCATCAATTGACCCTGCTCTTGGATCCCGAGAGAGTTTTCATCGCCGGACCGCTGATCGAGGCCAGGAACTATATCGAGACCGTGCGCCGCGCCGCGATCAAGCTGGGCAGCACCGTTCGAGAGGACGGCGCCGCCTTGGGGACGCGAATCGTGGCTTCCACGTTAGGGCCCTTTGGCGGCGCGCTGGGCGCCGCGGCCCTGGCATTTCATCATTGGACGCCGCGGCGGTAA
- a CDS encoding aldo/keto reductase: MATDCIRSPNGTTLPAVGFGLWKIERPAAAGLVREAIRAGYRHFDSACDYGNESEVGEGLATAVETGLCRRDDLWITSKLWNNFHRRERVRPALERTLRDLRLEYLDLYLIHFPIALEYVPPEVRYPPGWFGDPDAAQPRMAPARVPLAETWQGMEDVLKAGLVRKIGVCNYNCALLRDLLAYASIRPAVLQVELHPFLAQEKLLRFCREEGIIVTGFSPLGAASYVSIGMATARDSVLEQPAVVDAARRHGKTPAQIVLRWGVQRGTAVVPKTSRIERLAENLALFDFELSADEMQTVGALDRGRRFNDPGVFGEAAFHTFMPIYD; encoded by the coding sequence ATGGCCACAGACTGCATTCGATCGCCGAACGGGACCACGCTGCCCGCAGTCGGCTTCGGGCTTTGGAAAATCGAGCGCCCCGCCGCCGCGGGCTTGGTGCGCGAAGCGATTCGCGCCGGTTATCGTCATTTCGATAGCGCCTGCGATTACGGCAACGAATCGGAGGTTGGCGAGGGTTTGGCCACCGCGGTGGAAACGGGCTTGTGCCGTCGCGACGATCTGTGGATCACGTCGAAACTATGGAACAACTTTCATCGCCGCGAGCGCGTGCGGCCGGCGCTCGAGCGAACGCTCCGCGATTTGCGGCTGGAATACCTCGATCTCTACTTGATCCACTTTCCCATTGCGCTCGAGTATGTGCCGCCGGAAGTGCGCTACCCACCGGGCTGGTTTGGCGATCCGGACGCCGCGCAGCCGCGGATGGCGCCCGCTCGCGTTCCCCTGGCCGAAACGTGGCAGGGAATGGAAGACGTGCTGAAGGCCGGGTTGGTCCGCAAGATCGGGGTCTGCAATTACAATTGCGCCTTGCTTCGCGACCTGCTGGCCTATGCGTCGATTCGGCCTGCCGTGTTGCAGGTCGAATTGCACCCCTTCCTGGCACAGGAAAAGCTGCTGCGGTTTTGCCGAGAGGAAGGGATCATCGTCACCGGGTTCTCGCCGCTCGGCGCAGCGTCGTACGTGTCGATCGGCATGGCGACGGCGCGCGACTCGGTCCTCGAGCAACCGGCGGTCGTTGACGCGGCGCGGCGGCACGGCAAGACCCCGGCCCAAATCGTCTTGCGGTGGGGAGTTCAACGCGGCACGGCAGTGGTTCCCAAGACGTCGCGGATCGAGCGATTGGCCGAGAACCTCGCGTTGTTCGATTTCGAGTTGTCGGCCGATGAGATGCAGACGGTCGGCGCGCTCGATCGCGGCCGACGGTTCAACGATCCGGGTGTGTTCGGCGAAGCTGCCTTTCACACGTTCATGCCAATTTACGATTAG